In Lotus japonicus ecotype B-129 chromosome 5, LjGifu_v1.2, one genomic interval encodes:
- the LOC130719421 gene encoding FBD-associated F-box protein At5g56380-like isoform X2, producing the protein MSDRISNLPDELLCHILSFLPTENAAATTILSKRWRSLWLSVPTLDFHKERYLEGKESKSYSDFSNFVYAAIHSRGLHQPIKNFTLDPGYDCPFDDVKEWLKAAKRHHLEKLVIWYPYSPVTCFILSCTNLVVLKLTYAYFEAFSSVNLPSLKTLYMDDVEFVNPQSLMNLLYGCPVLEDLVIYDVYFDDSDLIEDEISYNDSPFEGQVNTLSNLVSANVNFCNAFHIPVKAYSNAQFLHLNKCDADIHVFLNLTYLELFSGCSLKWNSVLHMLNHCPKLQTVVFITYDGADKMRLARYVLQNSTSLRTMAISDPWDRLNHQEKLEVMAELASYPRSSAVCDLVFK; encoded by the exons ATGTCGGATAGAATAAGCAATTTGCCAGATGAACTTCTCTGCCACATTCTATCATTTCTCCCAACGGAAAATGCTGCTGCCACAACTATTCTCTCAAAGAGGTGGAGATCACTCTGGCTTTCAGTCCCTACCCTAGACTTTCACAAAGAACGATATCTCGAAGGGAAGGAGTCGAAATCGTACTCTGACTTCAGCAATTTCGTATACGCTGCCATTCATTCACGAGGTTTGCATCAACCCATCAAAAACTTTACCCTCGACCCAGGTTACGATTGTCCATTTGATGATGTCAAGGAATGGTTAAAAGCAGCAAAAAGACACCACCTTGAGAAACTCGTAATCTGGTATCCCTATTCACCAGTGACTTGCTTTATTCTCAGCTGCACAAACCTAGTTGTTCTCAAGCTGACTTATGCATATTTTGAAGCTTTTTCTTCTGTGAACCTGCCCTCGCTCAAAACACTGTATATGGACGATGTTGAGTTTGTAAACCCTCAATCTTTGATGAACCTTCTATATGGGTGTCCTGTTCTTGAAGATTTGGTAATATATGACGTATATTTTGATGACTCAGATTTGATAGAGGATGAAATATCCTATAATGACTCTCCCTTTGAGGGGCAGGTTAATACTTTATCCAATTTGGTCAGTGCAAATGTCAATTTTTGCAATGCTTTTCATATTCCTGTGAAAGCTTATTCCAATGCACAGTTTCTGCACTTAAACAAG TGTGATGCGGACATTCATGTGTTTCTCAATTTAACTTATCTGGAGCTCTTCTCTGGATGCTCTCTTAAATGGAATTCGGTGCTTCATATGCTCAATCATTGCCCTAAGCTTCAAACTGTTGTCTTTATTACTTATGATGGTGCTGATAAG ATGAGATTAGCAAGATATGTTTTGCAAAACTCAACATCATTACGTACCATGGCAATTTCTGACCCCTGGGATCGCCTAAATCACCAAGAAAAGCTTGAAGTAATGGCAGAATTAGCTTCATACCCGAGGAGCTCTGCAGTTTGTGATCTTGTATTTAAGTAA
- the LOC130719421 gene encoding FBD-associated F-box protein At5g56380-like isoform X1, whose translation MSDRISNLPDELLCHILSFLPTENAAATTILSKRWRSLWLSVPTLDFHKERYLEGKESKSYSDFSNFVYAAIHSRGLHQPIKNFTLDPGYDCPFDDVKEWLKAAKRHHLEKLVIWYPYSPVTCFILSCTNLVVLKLTYAYFEAFSSVNLPSLKTLYMDDVEFVNPQSLMNLLYGCPVLEDLVIYDVYFDDSDLIEDEISYNDSPFEGQVNTLSNLVSANVNFCNAFHIPVKAYSNAQFLHLNKCDADIHVFLNLTYLELFSGCSLKWNSVLHMLNHCPKLQTVVFITYDGADKVWPDPGFVPECFSSHLRKCFIKGFAGVDYQMRLARYVLQNSTSLRTMAISDPWDRLNHQEKLEVMAELASYPRSSAVCDLVFK comes from the exons ATGTCGGATAGAATAAGCAATTTGCCAGATGAACTTCTCTGCCACATTCTATCATTTCTCCCAACGGAAAATGCTGCTGCCACAACTATTCTCTCAAAGAGGTGGAGATCACTCTGGCTTTCAGTCCCTACCCTAGACTTTCACAAAGAACGATATCTCGAAGGGAAGGAGTCGAAATCGTACTCTGACTTCAGCAATTTCGTATACGCTGCCATTCATTCACGAGGTTTGCATCAACCCATCAAAAACTTTACCCTCGACCCAGGTTACGATTGTCCATTTGATGATGTCAAGGAATGGTTAAAAGCAGCAAAAAGACACCACCTTGAGAAACTCGTAATCTGGTATCCCTATTCACCAGTGACTTGCTTTATTCTCAGCTGCACAAACCTAGTTGTTCTCAAGCTGACTTATGCATATTTTGAAGCTTTTTCTTCTGTGAACCTGCCCTCGCTCAAAACACTGTATATGGACGATGTTGAGTTTGTAAACCCTCAATCTTTGATGAACCTTCTATATGGGTGTCCTGTTCTTGAAGATTTGGTAATATATGACGTATATTTTGATGACTCAGATTTGATAGAGGATGAAATATCCTATAATGACTCTCCCTTTGAGGGGCAGGTTAATACTTTATCCAATTTGGTCAGTGCAAATGTCAATTTTTGCAATGCTTTTCATATTCCTGTGAAAGCTTATTCCAATGCACAGTTTCTGCACTTAAACAAG TGTGATGCGGACATTCATGTGTTTCTCAATTTAACTTATCTGGAGCTCTTCTCTGGATGCTCTCTTAAATGGAATTCGGTGCTTCATATGCTCAATCATTGCCCTAAGCTTCAAACTGTTGTCTTTATTACTTATGATGGTGCTGATAAGGTTTGGCCAGACCCAGGTTTTGTTCCTGAATGCTTTTCTTCTCATCTTAGGAAGTGCTTTATTAAAGGTTTTGCAGGAGTGGATTATCAGATGAGATTAGCAAGATATGTTTTGCAAAACTCAACATCATTACGTACCATGGCAATTTCTGACCCCTGGGATCGCCTAAATCACCAAGAAAAGCTTGAAGTAATGGCAGAATTAGCTTCATACCCGAGGAGCTCTGCAGTTTGTGATCTTGTATTTAAGTAA
- the LOC130719421 gene encoding FBD-associated F-box protein At5g56380-like isoform X3, whose product MSDRISNLPDELLCHILSFLPTENAAATTILSKRWRSLWLSVPTLDFHKERYLEGKESKSYSDFSNFVYAAIHSRGLHQPIKNFTLDPGYDCPFDDVKEWLKAAKRHHLEKLVIWYPYSPVTCFILSCTNLVVLKLTYAYFEAFSSVNLPSLKTLYMDDVEFVNPQSLMNLLYGCPVLEDLVIYDVYFDDSDLIEDEISYNDSPFEGQCDADIHVFLNLTYLELFSGCSLKWNSVLHMLNHCPKLQTVVFITYDGADKVWPDPGFVPECFSSHLRKCFIKGFAGVDYQMRLARYVLQNSTSLRTMAISDPWDRLNHQEKLEVMAELASYPRSSAVCDLVFK is encoded by the exons ATGTCGGATAGAATAAGCAATTTGCCAGATGAACTTCTCTGCCACATTCTATCATTTCTCCCAACGGAAAATGCTGCTGCCACAACTATTCTCTCAAAGAGGTGGAGATCACTCTGGCTTTCAGTCCCTACCCTAGACTTTCACAAAGAACGATATCTCGAAGGGAAGGAGTCGAAATCGTACTCTGACTTCAGCAATTTCGTATACGCTGCCATTCATTCACGAGGTTTGCATCAACCCATCAAAAACTTTACCCTCGACCCAGGTTACGATTGTCCATTTGATGATGTCAAGGAATGGTTAAAAGCAGCAAAAAGACACCACCTTGAGAAACTCGTAATCTGGTATCCCTATTCACCAGTGACTTGCTTTATTCTCAGCTGCACAAACCTAGTTGTTCTCAAGCTGACTTATGCATATTTTGAAGCTTTTTCTTCTGTGAACCTGCCCTCGCTCAAAACACTGTATATGGACGATGTTGAGTTTGTAAACCCTCAATCTTTGATGAACCTTCTATATGGGTGTCCTGTTCTTGAAGATTTGGTAATATATGACGTATATTTTGATGACTCAGATTTGATAGAGGATGAAATATCCTATAATGACTCTCCCTTTGAGGGGCAG TGTGATGCGGACATTCATGTGTTTCTCAATTTAACTTATCTGGAGCTCTTCTCTGGATGCTCTCTTAAATGGAATTCGGTGCTTCATATGCTCAATCATTGCCCTAAGCTTCAAACTGTTGTCTTTATTACTTATGATGGTGCTGATAAGGTTTGGCCAGACCCAGGTTTTGTTCCTGAATGCTTTTCTTCTCATCTTAGGAAGTGCTTTATTAAAGGTTTTGCAGGAGTGGATTATCAGATGAGATTAGCAAGATATGTTTTGCAAAACTCAACATCATTACGTACCATGGCAATTTCTGACCCCTGGGATCGCCTAAATCACCAAGAAAAGCTTGAAGTAATGGCAGAATTAGCTTCATACCCGAGGAGCTCTGCAGTTTGTGATCTTGTATTTAAGTAA